A window of the Bradyrhizobium ottawaense genome harbors these coding sequences:
- a CDS encoding S41 family peptidase, producing MRKNITFLLGTATGVCLTLLVAGPQQLATAAKAAVESGTYSKLNLFGDVFERVRSDYVEKPDDSKLMEGAINGMISSLDPHSRYMNAKGWSDMQETTHGEFGGLGIEVTMEDGFVKVVTPIDDTPAAKAGIMSGDVITQIDDDAIQGLTLDQAVAKMKGPADSKIKLKIVRKGADAPVDVALVREVIRVKPVRYHTDGGDVGYIRITSFNEQTTDGLHKAIAEISKEIPQDKLAGYVVDLRNNPGGLLDQAVSVASTFMNRGEVVSTRGRTPEETQRFTARGGDLTKGKPLVVLINGGSASASEIVAGALHDHKRATLIGTRSFGKGSVQTIIPLGSGNGALALTTARYYTPSGRSIQAQGVVPDLEVLQVVPDELKTRAELQGEASMRGHLAAAEGAEQTGSQSYVPPSEKDDKALTAAFNQLRGVTVNANAPTAAKRPVPN from the coding sequence ATGCGCAAGAACATTACCTTTCTGCTGGGCACGGCCACGGGCGTTTGCCTGACCCTTCTGGTCGCCGGACCCCAGCAACTGGCAACGGCGGCCAAGGCTGCGGTCGAGTCCGGCACCTATTCGAAACTCAATCTGTTCGGCGACGTGTTCGAGCGGGTCCGCTCCGACTATGTCGAGAAGCCCGACGACAGCAAGCTGATGGAGGGCGCCATCAACGGCATGATCTCCTCGCTCGATCCGCATTCGCGTTACATGAATGCGAAGGGCTGGAGCGACATGCAGGAGACCACGCATGGCGAGTTCGGCGGACTCGGCATCGAGGTCACGATGGAAGACGGCTTCGTCAAGGTGGTGACGCCGATCGACGATACGCCTGCCGCCAAGGCCGGCATCATGTCGGGCGACGTGATCACCCAGATCGACGACGACGCCATTCAGGGCCTCACGCTCGACCAGGCCGTGGCCAAGATGAAGGGCCCGGCCGACAGCAAGATCAAGCTGAAGATCGTACGCAAGGGCGCCGACGCGCCGGTCGACGTTGCGCTGGTGCGTGAAGTGATCCGGGTGAAGCCGGTGCGCTACCACACCGACGGCGGCGATGTCGGCTATATCAGGATCACCAGCTTCAACGAGCAGACCACCGACGGCCTGCACAAGGCGATCGCGGAAATCTCCAAGGAAATCCCGCAGGACAAGCTCGCGGGTTACGTCGTCGATCTACGCAACAATCCGGGCGGACTGCTCGATCAGGCGGTCTCGGTGGCGAGCACCTTCATGAACCGAGGCGAGGTGGTCTCGACCCGCGGCCGCACCCCGGAGGAAACCCAGCGCTTCACCGCGCGCGGCGGCGACCTCACCAAGGGCAAGCCGCTCGTCGTGCTGATCAACGGCGGATCGGCTTCCGCCTCCGAGATCGTGGCGGGCGCCTTGCACGACCACAAGCGCGCCACGCTGATCGGCACGCGTTCGTTCGGCAAGGGCTCGGTGCAGACCATCATTCCGCTGGGCTCGGGCAACGGCGCATTGGCGCTGACCACCGCGCGCTACTACACGCCGTCTGGACGTTCGATCCAGGCCCAAGGCGTCGTGCCCGACCTCGAAGTGCTTCAGGTGGTGCCGGACGAGTTGAAGACCCGCGCCGAACTGCAGGGTGAGGCGTCGATGCGCGGACATCTGGCGGCAGCCGAGGGCGCCGAGCAGACCGGTTCGCAATCCTACGTGCCGCCGTCTGAAAAGGACGACAAGGCGCTGACCGCCGCCTTCAACCAGCTCCGCGGCGTCACCGTGAACGCCAACGCGCCGACGGCGGCGAAGCGGCCGGTGCCGAACTAG
- a CDS encoding ABC transporter substrate-binding protein, with translation MRRRKFITGVVAATLLPVRVGAQQPGRMKRIGVLMGVANDAEGQARLTSFLRGLQALGWTDGSNAQIEVRWAAGDADAARTYAAELAELNQDIILAVTTVAFVAMQRATQSIPIVFVQVVEPLGSGLVTSLAHPSGNITGFTSFEYATAGKWLATVKEIAPEVVRVAVVHSPDDPSSAGYLREGEVFARSVGVQMVPIGARTIAEVERGLGEFAKEANGGMIVLPNAFTATYRVEIVALAALHRLPAVYPLRYFATVGGLVSYGFDNIELYKRAAGYVDRILKGTRPSDLPIQQPTKFELVVNLKTAKALGLIIPESFLVRADEVIE, from the coding sequence ATGCGACGGCGCAAGTTCATCACCGGTGTTGTCGCGGCAACCCTCCTTCCCGTCAGGGTGGGCGCACAGCAGCCCGGGCGGATGAAGCGCATCGGCGTGTTGATGGGGGTCGCCAACGATGCCGAGGGGCAAGCCCGTCTCACGTCCTTTCTTCGGGGGCTTCAGGCGTTGGGCTGGACTGATGGCTCGAACGCACAAATTGAGGTGCGTTGGGCCGCAGGCGATGCGGACGCCGCCCGGACCTATGCGGCCGAGCTGGCTGAGCTCAACCAGGACATCATTCTGGCCGTCACTACAGTTGCGTTCGTGGCAATGCAGCGGGCGACCCAATCCATTCCGATCGTTTTTGTTCAAGTGGTCGAGCCGCTAGGTAGTGGACTGGTTACCAGTCTCGCGCATCCGAGCGGCAATATCACCGGCTTCACAAGCTTTGAATATGCAACGGCTGGGAAGTGGTTGGCGACCGTTAAGGAGATTGCTCCTGAGGTCGTGCGCGTGGCGGTGGTTCACAGCCCTGACGATCCGTCATCGGCCGGATACCTGCGAGAAGGCGAAGTCTTCGCCCGCTCGGTGGGTGTGCAGATGGTTCCGATTGGCGCGCGCACAATCGCAGAGGTAGAGCGCGGGCTGGGGGAGTTTGCCAAAGAGGCGAATGGCGGCATGATCGTGCTGCCTAATGCATTTACTGCCACTTATCGCGTAGAGATTGTTGCTCTCGCAGCTTTGCACCGCCTGCCAGCGGTTTACCCACTCCGGTATTTCGCAACGGTGGGCGGCTTGGTGTCCTACGGGTTTGATAACATCGAACTGTACAAACGCGCCGCCGGGTATGTCGATCGCATTCTAAAAGGTACAAGGCCGAGCGATTTGCCAATTCAGCAACCGACAAAGTTCGAATTGGTTGTCAACCTCAAAACGGCAAAAGCGCTTGGACTAATTATTCCGGAATCGTTTCTGGTGCGGGCCGACGAAGTGATCGAATGA